Proteins encoded in a region of the Puniceibacterium sp. IMCC21224 genome:
- a CDS encoding SPFH domain-containing protein, with protein sequence MGIFDFLSGQFIDVIHWTDDTRDTMVWRFEREGHEIKYGAKLTVREGQAAVFVHEGQLADVFTPGLYMLETNNMPIMTSLQHWDHGFKSPFKSEVYFVNTTRFNDLKWGTKNPIMARDPEFGPVRLRAFGTYSIRVTEAARFLTEIVGTDGEFTMDEISFQIRNIIVQEVSRVLASSGIPVLDMAANTADLARLVATEVSKTLATYGLTMPEMYIENISLPPAVEQALDKRTSMGLAGDLGKFTQYSAAEAMTAAANNPAGGGMAAGLGAGMGLAMAQQMAQPGPWGARPEAAAPPPPPPPLVEHVWHIAENGQTRGPYSRAALGRMATSGEIRRESMVWTAGQDGWKQAEDIAELAQLFTVLPPPPPPGV encoded by the coding sequence ATGGGCATTTTCGATTTCCTCAGCGGACAGTTCATCGACGTCATCCACTGGACTGACGACACCCGCGACACCATGGTCTGGCGGTTCGAGCGCGAGGGCCACGAGATCAAATACGGCGCCAAGCTGACGGTCCGCGAAGGTCAGGCGGCGGTGTTCGTGCACGAAGGCCAATTGGCAGACGTGTTCACGCCCGGTCTCTATATGCTTGAGACGAACAACATGCCGATCATGACCTCGCTTCAGCATTGGGATCATGGTTTCAAGTCCCCGTTCAAATCAGAGGTATATTTCGTCAACACCACCCGCTTTAACGATCTGAAATGGGGCACCAAAAATCCGATCATGGCGCGCGATCCCGAATTTGGTCCGGTACGCCTGCGCGCCTTTGGCACCTATTCGATTCGCGTAACTGAGGCGGCGCGTTTTCTGACCGAAATCGTTGGCACGGACGGCGAATTCACCATGGACGAGATCAGCTTTCAGATCCGCAATATCATTGTCCAAGAGGTCAGTCGCGTGCTCGCCTCGTCCGGTATACCGGTGCTGGATATGGCCGCCAACACTGCCGATCTGGCCCGGCTCGTCGCGACCGAAGTGTCCAAGACGCTTGCGACGTACGGACTGACCATGCCCGAGATGTATATCGAAAACATCTCGCTTCCGCCCGCGGTCGAACAGGCGCTGGACAAACGCACCTCAATGGGGCTGGCGGGTGATTTGGGCAAATTCACGCAATATTCAGCCGCCGAAGCGATGACCGCAGCCGCCAACAATCCCGCGGGTGGTGGTATGGCGGCAGGTCTTGGTGCCGGCATGGGCCTGGCGATGGCACAGCAGATGGCCCAACCCGGTCCATGGGGTGCCCGTCCCGAGGCAGCCGCGCCTCCTCCGCCCCCGCCGCCGCTCGTAGAGCATGTCTGGCACATCGCCGAGAATGGCCAGACGCGCGGGCCATATTCGCGCGCTGCTCTGGGCCGCATGGCAACCAGTGGCGAAATCCGCCGCGAGAGCATGGTCTGGACCGCCGGTCAGGATGGTTGGAAACAGGCCGAGGATATCGCTGAACTGGCGCAGCTGTTCACCGTCCTGCCGCCGCCCCCACCGCCGGGCGTTTGA
- a CDS encoding TFIIB-type zinc finger domain-containing protein codes for MSQSPPPAPSDLVEEHRFPCDQCGSDMQFDPEVGMLVCQHCGNSEQVSGAGPWEGGVKELDFRAAIDNLLPLQELEETRVTSCPNCAAQVAFDPATHATECPFCATPIVADTGTNRHIKPRGVLPFVLNETQARAAMTNWLGALWFAPNGLTEYARKGRKMQGIYVPYWTYDAETTSGYSGERGTIYYETRTVMRDGKRTTQQVQKIRWSPARGRVARFFDDVLVLASTSLPKRFTDALQPWDLSALEPYQPEFLAGFRAEAYTVELDTGFAEARGIMDRQIKRDVKFDIGGDRQRIHRVDTDVSAVTFKHILLPVWLAAYKYRGTTYRFVVNGQSGRVQGERPWSASKIAFAVLLSLIVAAGVGYVYATNQ; via the coding sequence ATGTCCCAGTCCCCGCCCCCCGCACCGTCTGATCTGGTCGAGGAACATCGTTTTCCCTGCGATCAATGCGGCTCTGACATGCAATTCGATCCTGAGGTCGGCATGTTGGTCTGCCAACATTGCGGCAACAGCGAACAGGTATCTGGCGCAGGCCCGTGGGAAGGTGGCGTAAAAGAGCTCGATTTCCGCGCCGCAATCGACAACCTGCTGCCGTTGCAGGAACTTGAGGAAACCCGCGTCACCTCCTGTCCCAATTGCGCGGCGCAGGTGGCATTTGACCCCGCCACCCACGCCACCGAATGCCCGTTCTGCGCCACACCCATCGTGGCAGACACCGGCACCAACCGTCACATCAAACCTCGCGGCGTGTTGCCTTTTGTTCTGAACGAAACCCAGGCCCGCGCGGCGATGACCAACTGGTTGGGCGCGCTCTGGTTTGCGCCCAATGGCCTGACGGAATACGCCCGCAAGGGACGGAAAATGCAGGGTATCTATGTGCCCTACTGGACCTATGATGCTGAGACCACCTCTGGCTATTCGGGTGAGCGCGGCACGATTTATTACGAGACGCGCACCGTCATGCGTGACGGCAAGCGCACCACCCAACAGGTGCAAAAAATCCGTTGGAGCCCCGCCCGGGGCCGCGTCGCGCGGTTCTTTGACGATGTTCTGGTGCTGGCGTCGACGTCGCTGCCCAAACGCTTTACCGACGCGCTACAACCCTGGGACTTGTCCGCCCTCGAACCTTACCAACCTGAGTTCCTTGCCGGATTCCGGGCCGAGGCCTATACAGTCGAACTCGACACCGGCTTTGCCGAGGCGCGCGGCATCATGGATCGCCAGATCAAACGCGACGTGAAATTCGACATTGGCGGTGACCGCCAGCGCATCCACCGCGTCGATACCGATGTAAGTGCCGTTACCTTCAAACATATTCTGCTGCCCGTCTGGCTGGCTGCCTACAAATATCGCGGCACCACCTACCGGTTTGTGGTGAACGGTCAAAGTGGCCGGGTGCAGGGCGAACGCCCGTGGTCAGCCTCGAAGATTGCCTTTGCGGTGCTGTTGAGCCTGATCGTCGCGGCGGGCGTGGGCTATGTCTATGCCACAAACCAGTAG
- a CDS encoding 5-bromo-4-chloroindolyl phosphate hydrolysis family protein — translation MAQRYGGKFSPDESGPSGDQDRPAFHGAQVDPVGARSNVLFLPPVVLAFTSLTSGATLLAVGLTGAAALALGAWMLRDGLRAEAQYTARRIARRPALPRKIGAALFAGLGTALAAWTSEPGVIAPLIYGVAAGALHIGAFGIDPLRDKGMEGIDTFQQDRVARVVDEAESYLTAMSEAARRAADRQVESRVERFQTKARELIRTVEEDPRDLTAARKFLVVYLMGARDASVKFADIYSRTRDTGARSDFMMLLTDLEESFGQKTKALLLDNNSDLTVEIEVLRDRLQREGVRLDP, via the coding sequence ATGGCGCAACGCTATGGCGGTAAATTCAGTCCCGATGAATCCGGCCCATCCGGGGATCAGGACCGCCCCGCCTTTCACGGCGCGCAGGTTGATCCGGTTGGCGCGCGCAGCAATGTGCTATTCCTGCCACCGGTTGTGCTGGCCTTTACCTCACTCACCTCGGGCGCGACGCTACTGGCGGTCGGTCTGACTGGCGCTGCCGCACTGGCGTTGGGCGCCTGGATGCTGCGCGATGGTCTGCGGGCCGAGGCGCAATATACCGCCCGCCGGATCGCGCGGCGCCCTGCCTTGCCGCGCAAGATCGGGGCAGCCCTGTTCGCGGGGCTTGGCACCGCGCTGGCGGCCTGGACATCGGAACCCGGAGTGATCGCACCCCTGATCTACGGCGTGGCCGCTGGCGCGCTGCACATCGGCGCCTTTGGCATTGACCCCTTGCGAGACAAGGGGATGGAAGGGATCGACACCTTTCAGCAGGACCGCGTCGCCCGCGTCGTGGACGAGGCCGAAAGCTATCTGACCGCCATGTCTGAAGCGGCGCGCCGTGCCGCTGATCGCCAGGTCGAAAGCCGCGTCGAACGGTTCCAGACCAAGGCCCGCGAATTGATTCGCACAGTCGAGGAAGACCCCCGCGACCTGACCGCCGCCCGCAAATTTCTGGTGGTCTATCTGATGGGCGCGCGCGACGCGTCCGTCAAATTCGCCGATATTTATAGCCGTACCCGCGATACAGGTGCCCGCAGCGACTTTATGATGCTGCTGACCGATCTCGAAGAAAGCTTTGGCCAGAAAACCAAGGCGCTTCTGCTCGACAATAACAGCGATCTCACGGTCGAGATCGAAGTGCTGCGCGACCGGTTGCAGCGCGAAGGTGTGCGCCTCGATCCCTGA
- a CDS encoding nucleoside deaminase, translating into MRFTSHMAAALSEARAAGTRGEVPVGAVIVAPSGAVVAQAGNRTRELNDPTAHAEVLAVRAACAALGSERLPGHDLYVTLEPCPMCAAALSFARIRRLYYGAADPKSGGVAQGARIFAQPQCHHVPEIYDGIDAAPSEALLRQFFQARRDHV; encoded by the coding sequence ATGAGGTTTACCAGCCATATGGCGGCGGCGCTGAGTGAAGCGCGCGCAGCAGGCACCCGTGGCGAGGTGCCGGTGGGTGCCGTGATCGTCGCCCCGTCGGGCGCTGTCGTCGCGCAGGCCGGCAACCGCACGCGCGAGCTGAACGATCCCACGGCCCATGCCGAGGTGCTGGCGGTCCGCGCGGCCTGTGCCGCGCTTGGGTCCGAACGGCTGCCGGGGCATGATCTGTATGTGACGCTTGAACCTTGTCCGATGTGCGCGGCGGCGCTGTCCTTTGCCCGGATTCGGCGGCTTTATTACGGCGCGGCCGATCCAAAATCGGGTGGGGTGGCGCAGGGCGCGCGGATCTTTGCCCAGCCGCAATGCCATCATGTGCCCGAAATCTATGACGGCATTGATGCAGCACCGTCTGAGGCGCTGTTGCGCCAGTTTTTTCAGGCGCGCCGCGATCATGTCTGA
- a CDS encoding DUF2927 domain-containing protein, giving the protein MTLRGALLLTLATLGVVALSGCDPLPPAPPGVKPQARPADLAPAPKPPVVPKGPSEESLALANYYAQVQSDLLAQGLLRTDGGGPDTPITDTMLVRNFVRIALEEEYERGEGLRPSNGAPGRIKKWELPVRVTAEFGPSVSEAQRTKDTAELSRYVDRLSRVTGHPVLMSESAANFHVLFMSEDDRALIKPRIRALVPDINPASLAIFDRLPRAIHCLVIAFSDSPGGYSYGRAIALVRAEHPDLLRRSCIHEEVAQGLGLANDSPRARPSIFNDDDEFALLTTQDEYLLKMLYNPRLTPGMSAEEVLPIASELASTLIGGPS; this is encoded by the coding sequence ATGACACTGCGCGGGGCGCTTTTGCTGACTTTGGCGACGCTGGGTGTTGTGGCGCTGAGCGGCTGTGATCCTCTGCCCCCGGCGCCGCCGGGGGTCAAACCGCAGGCCCGACCTGCCGACCTTGCCCCGGCGCCCAAACCGCCAGTTGTGCCCAAAGGACCGTCCGAAGAGAGTCTGGCGCTGGCAAATTATTACGCCCAGGTGCAAAGCGACCTTTTGGCGCAGGGATTGCTGCGCACCGATGGCGGTGGCCCCGACACGCCAATCACCGACACCATGCTGGTGCGCAACTTTGTCCGCATCGCACTGGAAGAGGAGTATGAACGTGGAGAAGGGCTGCGCCCGTCGAACGGGGCGCCCGGACGGATCAAGAAATGGGAACTGCCGGTGCGCGTCACCGCCGAATTTGGCCCCTCGGTCAGTGAAGCGCAGCGCACCAAGGATACCGCCGAACTCAGCCGCTATGTCGACCGGCTGTCACGTGTAACGGGTCATCCGGTCCTGATGTCCGAAAGCGCCGCAAACTTTCACGTCCTGTTCATGAGCGAGGATGACCGCGCCCTGATCAAGCCGCGCATTCGCGCCCTCGTCCCCGATATCAACCCGGCATCTCTGGCGATCTTTGACCGGTTGCCGCGCGCCATCCACTGCCTTGTGATCGCATTTTCCGATTCGCCTGGGGGCTATAGCTATGGCCGCGCGATTGCGCTGGTTCGGGCGGAACATCCCGACCTGTTGCGCCGCTCATGCATCCACGAAGAGGTGGCGCAGGGACTTGGCCTGGCCAATGACAGCCCCCGCGCGCGCCCGTCGATCTTTAACGATGACGACGAATTCGCATTGCTGACCACGCAGGACGAATACCTGCTCAAGATGCTCTACAACCCCCGCCTGACGCCGGGGATGAGCGCCGAAGAGGTCCTGCCCATCGCGTCCGAGCTTGCCTCGACGCTGATCGGCGGGCCAAGCTGA
- a CDS encoding carbohydrate kinase, with protein sequence MILCCGEALIDMLPRETTAGEPAFAPHSGGAVFNTAIAMGRLGASSGYFGGLSTDIFGTQLCAALDASRVDYSLSPRSDRPSTLAFVTLTDGHAKYAFYDENTAGRMLSADDLPELGPEVQALFFGGISLVSEPAADSYAALCAREVGSRLVMLDPNIRPTFITDEPRYRTRLTAMLAQSDVIKVSDEDMDWLGTTPEQLIAAGTALVLVTRGAEGVDATTAGGTLRVPANRATVVDTVGAGDTFNAGVLAGLARDGLLDRAKMRAAALTDLRPAVELGARAAAVTVSRAGANPPWLDEL encoded by the coding sequence ATGATCCTGTGCTGTGGCGAAGCCCTCATTGACATGCTGCCCCGCGAAACCACAGCGGGAGAGCCCGCTTTTGCCCCGCATTCCGGCGGCGCCGTGTTCAATACCGCCATTGCCATGGGCCGCCTCGGCGCATCCTCGGGCTATTTCGGTGGCCTTTCGACAGATATCTTCGGCACACAACTCTGCGCCGCCCTAGACGCAAGCCGCGTCGACTACAGCCTGTCACCGCGCAGCGACCGCCCCTCAACGCTGGCCTTTGTAACCCTGACCGATGGTCACGCGAAATACGCCTTTTACGACGAAAATACCGCCGGGCGGATGCTCAGCGCCGATGATCTGCCCGAACTCGGCCCCGAGGTACAGGCGCTGTTCTTTGGCGGCATCAGCCTGGTGTCGGAACCCGCGGCCGACAGCTATGCTGCGCTTTGTGCGCGTGAGGTGGGATCGCGGCTTGTGATGCTCGATCCCAACATCCGCCCCACCTTTATTACGGACGAGCCGCGCTATCGCACCCGCCTGACCGCCATGCTGGCGCAGTCCGATGTGATCAAGGTCTCGGACGAGGATATGGATTGGCTCGGCACGACCCCAGAGCAACTTATCGCCGCAGGCACTGCGCTGGTCCTTGTCACCCGCGGCGCCGAAGGGGTTGATGCCACCACCGCCGGCGGAACATTGCGTGTCCCCGCCAACCGCGCCACCGTCGTCGACACCGTGGGCGCTGGCGACACCTTTAACGCCGGCGTGCTGGCCGGGCTGGCCCGCGACGGACTTCTTGATCGTGCAAAGATGCGCGCCGCCGCACTGACAGACCTGCGCCCCGCTGTGGAACTGGGCGCACGTGCCGCAGCCGTCACCGTCAGCCGCGCCGGCGCCAATCCACCCTGGCTGGACGAACTGTGA
- a CDS encoding toxic anion resistance protein, with product MSENTRAKAEQTLAMVDEVNAVILPEPKEAGAIVPLAEADAPVGEEIRSRMAEIDMDDTQSIVSFGSAAQAELQEISQAMLQDVRNKDVGPAGDSLRGIVTTIRGFSVSELDVRRERSWWEKLLGRAAPFAKFTAKFEEVQGQIDRVTDDLLKHEHTLLKDIKSLDMLYEKTLNFYDELALYIAAGTEKLRELDTITIPVKEAEVEAAPEEEGVMVAQQLRDMRAARDDLERRVHDLKLTRQVTMQSLPSIRLVQENDKSLVTKINSTLVNTVPLWETQLAQAVTIQRSAEAAAAVRDANDLTNELLTANAKNLRDSNKMIRTEMERGVFDIEAVKQANADLVATINESLQIADEGKARRAKAEVELKKMEAELRDTLSSAKARRDGVGDNAATSVPQA from the coding sequence ATGTCCGAAAATACCCGAGCCAAGGCCGAACAGACTCTTGCGATGGTCGATGAAGTCAACGCCGTGATCCTGCCCGAACCCAAAGAGGCCGGTGCCATCGTCCCATTGGCCGAGGCTGACGCCCCCGTGGGTGAAGAGATCCGGTCGCGTATGGCCGAAATTGACATGGACGACACCCAGTCCATCGTGTCGTTCGGATCTGCCGCGCAGGCCGAATTGCAGGAAATCAGTCAGGCGATGCTACAGGACGTCCGCAACAAGGATGTCGGCCCGGCGGGCGACTCCTTGCGCGGTATCGTCACCACGATCCGCGGCTTTTCGGTGTCTGAGCTGGACGTGCGCCGCGAACGGTCCTGGTGGGAAAAACTGCTGGGCCGCGCGGCGCCTTTTGCCAAATTCACCGCCAAATTCGAGGAAGTTCAGGGCCAGATCGACCGCGTCACTGACGATCTGCTCAAGCACGAGCATACGCTGCTCAAAGATATCAAGTCGCTCGACATGCTGTACGAGAAAACGCTGAATTTCTATGACGAGCTGGCGCTGTATATCGCAGCCGGTACCGAAAAACTGCGCGAACTTGACACCATCACCATCCCCGTCAAAGAGGCCGAGGTCGAAGCCGCCCCCGAAGAAGAGGGCGTTATGGTTGCGCAACAGTTGCGCGACATGCGCGCCGCGCGCGACGATCTGGAACGCCGCGTCCATGACCTGAAACTGACCCGTCAGGTGACGATGCAGTCGCTGCCGTCGATCCGTCTGGTGCAGGAAAACGACAAGAGCCTCGTGACCAAGATCAACTCGACTCTGGTGAACACCGTGCCGTTGTGGGAAACCCAGCTGGCGCAGGCCGTTACCATCCAACGCTCGGCAGAAGCCGCCGCTGCCGTACGCGATGCCAACGATCTGACCAACGAATTGCTGACCGCGAATGCCAAAAACCTGCGCGACAGCAACAAGATGATCCGCACCGAAATGGAGCGCGGTGTCTTTGATATCGAAGCGGTCAAGCAGGCCAATGCCGATCTTGTCGCCACGATCAACGAAAGCCTCCAGATCGCGGATGAGGGCAAGGCACGCCGCGCCAAGGCCGAAGTTGAACTCAAGAAGATGGAAGCAGAGTTGCGCGATACCCTTTCATCCGCCAAAGCCCGCCGCGACGGGGTTGGCGACAACGCAGCCACTTCGGTTCCGCAGGCCTGA
- the hemF gene encoding oxygen-dependent coproporphyrinogen oxidase, giving the protein MTDELATQKSRASAWFRDLRDTIVSTFEALEDGHSTGPLSDAAPGRFEVTPTQRASDDGSDAGGGLMSVMRGGRVFEKVGVNVSTVFGTLAPRAQAAMAARKGIPGMEADPRFWASGISLVAHMQNPHAPAVHMNTRMFWTPQAWWFGGGSDLNPCIEYTNDTAHFHAVQQAHLDPHGTELYPRLSAWADEYFYIPHRNRARGVGGIFLDDHCTGDWDADFALIQDVGRAFLPAYVPLVEQRRVQDWSDADKDAQLIHRGLYAEYNLVYDRGTKFGLETGHDANAVLMSLPPMAKWV; this is encoded by the coding sequence ATGACCGACGAATTGGCAACACAGAAATCCCGCGCATCAGCCTGGTTCCGCGATTTGCGCGACACCATTGTCAGCACGTTCGAGGCGCTTGAGGACGGTCATTCCACCGGACCGTTGTCCGACGCAGCACCGGGCCGGTTCGAAGTGACGCCGACGCAGCGCGCGTCTGACGACGGATCGGACGCCGGGGGCGGTTTGATGTCGGTGATGCGCGGCGGGCGTGTGTTCGAAAAAGTCGGGGTCAACGTCTCAACCGTGTTTGGCACGCTTGCCCCGCGCGCGCAGGCAGCCATGGCCGCCCGCAAGGGTATTCCCGGCATGGAGGCCGATCCGCGGTTCTGGGCCTCGGGCATCAGCCTGGTGGCGCATATGCAAAACCCGCATGCCCCGGCGGTTCACATGAACACGCGGATGTTCTGGACGCCGCAGGCCTGGTGGTTTGGCGGCGGATCGGACCTGAACCCCTGCATCGAATATACCAACGACACCGCGCATTTCCATGCGGTGCAGCAGGCGCATCTGGACCCCCACGGCACCGAGCTATACCCCCGGCTCAGCGCCTGGGCCGACGAGTATTTCTACATCCCCCACCGCAATCGCGCCCGTGGCGTCGGTGGCATTTTTCTGGATGATCACTGCACAGGTGACTGGGACGCGGATTTTGCGCTGATTCAGGATGTTGGCCGCGCGTTTCTGCCCGCCTATGTGCCGCTGGTCGAACAGCGCCGGGTGCAGGACTGGTCCGACGCCGACAAAGATGCGCAGCTGATCCACCGGGGCCTCTATGCTGAATACAATCTGGTTTACGATCGTGGCACCAAATTCGGGCTGGAAACTGGCCACGATGCCAATGCCGTCCTGATGAGCCTGCCACCAATGGCCAAGTGGGTCTGA
- a CDS encoding alkylphosphonate utilization protein produces the protein MNCILCGADGATALVVPVSELQTQVCDTCRSGIEAAPEDGPHWQCLHDAIWSGDAGGQILAWRVLHRLDTLWARELLEIAYLEPDVLAQAEAGLVDAGIPDVVHRDSNGAVLAQGDTVVLIKDLVVKGGGFTAKRGTSVRGISLVSDNAMQIEGRVDGQRIVLLTQFVKKS, from the coding sequence GGTGGTTCCGGTCTCAGAGCTTCAGACGCAGGTGTGCGACACCTGCCGCAGCGGGATCGAGGCGGCACCCGAGGACGGACCGCACTGGCAATGCCTGCACGACGCAATCTGGTCTGGCGATGCGGGCGGGCAAATCCTGGCATGGAGAGTGCTGCACCGGTTGGACACGCTCTGGGCGCGCGAATTACTGGAGATTGCCTATCTGGAGCCCGATGTGCTGGCGCAGGCAGAGGCGGGATTGGTCGATGCAGGAATACCCGACGTGGTGCATCGCGACAGCAATGGCGCTGTGTTGGCGCAAGGCGATACGGTTGTGCTGATCAAGGATCTGGTGGTCAAGGGCGGCGGGTTCACCGCCAAGCGTGGTACTTCGGTGCGCGGGATCTCTCTGGTTTCGGACAATGCGATGCAGATTGAAGGTCGCGTCGACGGCCAGAGAATCGTGTTGTTGACGCAGTTTGTTAAGAAATCTTGA
- a CDS encoding pseudouridine synthase codes for MSERRAKAATSGKPRVLLLNKPYGVLSQFTDKGTEGSARATLSDYVNVPGVYPAGRLDRDSEGLLVLTDDGALQARISNPRFKLTKTYLVQVEGEPDVTQIEALRRGVTLKDGPTRPAKAEEIAAPDLWPRDPPVRFRKSVPDRWLRLTISEGRNRQVRRMTAHVGLPCLRLIRWSVGGWSLDNVAPGHWIEATPDGAT; via the coding sequence ATGTCTGAGCGCCGCGCAAAAGCAGCGACAAGCGGCAAACCCCGTGTGCTGCTGCTGAACAAACCCTATGGTGTGCTGTCACAATTCACTGACAAGGGCACCGAAGGGTCTGCGCGTGCCACGCTGTCGGATTATGTCAACGTGCCCGGTGTCTATCCCGCTGGTCGGCTCGACCGCGACAGCGAAGGGCTTTTGGTGCTGACGGATGACGGTGCGCTTCAGGCCCGGATCAGCAATCCACGTTTCAAGCTGACCAAAACCTATCTGGTCCAGGTCGAAGGCGAACCCGACGTGACCCAGATCGAGGCGCTGCGCCGTGGTGTGACGCTGAAAGACGGCCCAACCCGACCCGCCAAGGCCGAGGAGATCGCCGCGCCTGATCTGTGGCCGCGCGACCCGCCGGTCCGATTCCGCAAATCGGTGCCGGATCGGTGGCTGCGCCTGACGATTTCCGAGGGGCGCAACCGCCAAGTGCGCCGGATGACAGCGCATGTGGGGTTGCCCTGCCTGCGGCTGATCCGTTGGTCAGTCGGGGGCTGGTCGCTGGACAACGTAGCGCCGGGGCACTGGATCGAAGCCACGCCCGACGGCGCGACCTGA
- a CDS encoding pseudouridine synthase, whose amino-acid sequence MSKDSPPGDRIAKVLARAGIASRRECERMIEAGRVAVNGTIITRAALNVTDADKIVVDGKALGEPDAPRLWLYHKPTGLVTTNKDEKGRATIYDDLPEDLPRVMSVGRLDLNSEGLLLLTNDGGVKRKLELPSTGWLRKYRVRVNGRPSDNTLQPLRDGLTVDGQRYLPMIVSIDRQQGANAWLTIGLREGKNREIRRAMEDIGLSVNRLIRTSYGPFQLGQLKPGGVEEVRRKIVRDQLGLDGPVPDTPKPVRRRRSDANRPQSRD is encoded by the coding sequence ATGAGCAAAGACTCCCCTCCCGGCGATCGGATCGCCAAGGTTCTGGCCCGCGCAGGCATCGCCAGCCGCCGCGAATGCGAACGCATGATCGAGGCCGGTCGCGTTGCCGTCAATGGCACGATCATCACCCGCGCCGCCCTGAATGTCACCGACGCCGACAAAATCGTCGTAGACGGCAAGGCACTGGGCGAACCGGACGCGCCGCGCCTGTGGTTGTATCACAAGCCCACCGGGCTGGTGACAACCAACAAGGATGAAAAGGGCCGCGCTACGATCTATGACGATCTGCCCGAGGACCTGCCACGCGTGATGTCAGTCGGTCGGCTTGACCTCAACTCTGAAGGGTTGCTGCTGCTGACCAACGATGGCGGGGTCAAACGCAAGCTGGAGCTGCCTTCCACCGGCTGGCTGCGCAAATACCGCGTTCGGGTCAATGGCCGCCCCAGCGACAATACATTGCAACCATTGCGAGACGGGCTGACCGTCGATGGCCAGCGGTATCTGCCGATGATTGTCTCGATCGACCGCCAGCAGGGTGCCAACGCCTGGCTCACCATCGGTCTGCGCGAAGGCAAAAACCGCGAAATTCGTCGCGCGATGGAGGACATCGGGCTAAGCGTCAATCGCCTGATCCGCACCTCTTACGGGCCATTCCAGCTGGGTCAGCTAAAGCCCGGCGGAGTCGAGGAAGTCCGCCGCAAGATCGTTCGCGATCAGTTGGGCCTGGACGGCCCGGTGCCGGACACCCCCAAACCCGTGCGCCGCCGCAGATCAGACGCAAACCGCCCGCAGTCGCGCGACTAG
- the dtd gene encoding D-aminoacyl-tRNA deacylase yields MRALLQRVTQASVSVDDTVIAQTGPGLLIFVCAMQNDTLAEAATLASKVAKLRIFRDNADKMNRSLVDTGGAALIVSQFTLAADTTRGNRPGFSAAADPATGQTLYQAFADQVRAKGIPVATGRFGADMAVALVNDGPITLWLDTAR; encoded by the coding sequence GTGAGGGCACTGCTGCAACGCGTCACCCAAGCATCGGTCAGCGTCGATGATACGGTAATCGCCCAAACCGGCCCCGGCCTGTTGATATTCGTCTGCGCGATGCAGAACGACACCCTGGCCGAGGCGGCAACTCTTGCGTCAAAGGTTGCCAAGCTGCGGATCTTTCGCGACAACGCCGACAAAATGAACCGCTCCCTCGTGGACACCGGCGGCGCAGCGCTGATCGTCAGTCAGTTCACCCTGGCGGCCGACACCACACGCGGCAATCGCCCCGGCTTTTCTGCCGCAGCCGATCCCGCCACCGGCCAAACCCTGTATCAGGCGTTCGCAGATCAGGTCCGTGCAAAAGGCATCCCGGTCGCCACAGGCCGCTTCGGCGCCGACATGGCCGTGGCACTTGTCAACGATGGACCAATCACGCTCTGGCTTGATACCGCGCGCTAA